The region CGGATGTTGCCGGGCCAGTCATACTCCAGCAGGGTATCCAGAACTTGAGGGTGAATGCCTTTGATCTCGGTGTTTAGCTGACCGTTAAACTGTCTTATGAATCCTTCCGACAGGCGGGGAATATCTTCTGGTCGTTCCTTCAGAGAGGGAATGCGGATCGGAAAAACGTTCAGTCTGTAGAATAGGTCGCGACGAAATTTCCCCTCTTCGCAGAGTTGGCCCATATCTTCATTGGTTGCGGCTATGATGCGGACATCAATGGGCAGGTCGTTTTCCCCCCCGACACGCTGGATAATACGTTCCTGAATTACATTCAGCAGTTTGACCTGTACGGACTGGCTGACGGTGCCGATTTCATCAAGAAAAATAGTCCCGCCGTGGGCCAGTTCAAATTTGCCAAGCTTACGGCGGATGGCTCCGGTGAATGCTCCTTTTTCGTGTCCGAACAGTTCACTTTCTACAAGGGAGTCGGGTATGGCTCCGCAGTGAATGCTGATGAAAGGCATATCCTTGCGGTTGCTGTGGGCGTGAACGAGTTTGGCTATAAGGCTTTTTCCGGTTCCTGTTTCCCCGGTAAGAAGTACTGTCGTTCGCGTACCTGCCACTTGACGAATTTTCGCGAACACATCCTTCATGGATTTACTGCGGGTGTCGACATATTTGAGTGAATCTTCGTTCCAGAATTGTCCCCTCAGATAGTCAAGCTCTGATTGGAGCACATCGGATTCACGAATTTTTTCCATGATTAATCCGAGCTCTTCCTTACCAATGGGATGTGTAAGGTAATCAAAAGCCCCTGCCTTGACGGCATCTACGGCTAATTTGGTCTGATCCTCACCAGCCATCACCACAATTGCTGCCGCAGGGTAATGCCTACACAGCTCCGTAAGGGCTCCGGTCATGTTCTTGTCTTTCTCGAGCAGGGATTCCACATCCACAAAAAGCGTCTCAACCCCGCGGGAATCTCCCGGAATTGAATATTCGGTGGATGTCTCTGTCAGAACTTCTCCGATCTGGTCAACCAGAGCGCCTATTCTATCGGATTTGTTCACATCACGGGTTATCACGAGCATCTTTCTCATAGCCTTAAACTCCTTACACAATATTTAAGGCTATGATGTGTTTAACACAATCAGAAAGTTGACTCGATTTTCCGGCAAAGAGAGATATCGCTATACATCAGTATTAATGGGCAGTGTCATGGTTATCGTGGTTCCTGCCCCCTCTTCGGAATCAATTACAATACTGCCTTTGTGGATGTTAACAATTACATTGTAAGCTATAGCCAGTCCCTGCCCGGTTCCTTTGCCTATCTCTTTGGTTGTAAAAAAGGGATCGAAGGCTTTTTTTATGACCTCTGGAGACATACCGCTGCCGGTATCCGTGACTAAAATGATAGCTGAATCATCATTCTGACTGGTTTTTATGCTGATCAGACCTTTTTCTTCCGTCACTCCGTCCAGTTTTTGTTGAATAGCGTGAGCACTATTTACAATGAGGTTGAGAAAGACCTGCCCCAGTTCTCCTTTCAGGCAATGTAGCGGCGGTATATTCTCATCGAAGTCGGTATCTACATCCGCAACGTACTTCCATTCGTTGGTGGAGACTGTAACCGCATCCTTTATGATTACATTAAGGTCGTGATAACTTTTTTGCCTTTCGCCGGGGTGAGATAACTGTTTCACTGATCGAACTATCTCCGCGATTCTATGCAGTCCTTCCAATGATTCTTTTATTGCGTTCGGTATGTCTTCTTCCAGATACTCCAATTCCTCTTCATTTATCAATTCACTGTCGAGCTCTTCTAGTTGCTTAGCGGTGGCACCTTGCGCGGTCATTTTGCGCCACGGGGTTATCTTTTTCAGATTTTTTACCAATTCAATAAAGCCGTCTTCAAGGAATTTCACATTTGTGGTCACGTATTGGGTGGGAGTATTGATTTCATGCGCTATCCCCGCGGCCAGTTCCCCTATTGATTCAAGTTTCTGAGCCTGACGAAGCTGTGCTTCGATAACCAACTGCTGAGTAATATCTCTTGCGATGGACACATAGTTAACAATATTCCCGGCTTCATCGCGTATCGGGGTAATTGTTGTTTCCTGCGTATATCTTTTGCCGTCACTGTCCAGATTGACCAGCCGTCCTTTCCAGACCTCTCCGCTCTCGATTGTCGACCACAGCTTCACGTAAACGGAGTTGTCGTGTTCTTCGCTGCTGATGATACCGGGTTTTTTCCCGATTATTTCACGGCTAGGGTAGCCGCTGATTTTTTCAAAGGCTGGATTTACATAAGTAATGATCCCGGACGTATCGGTAATCATAATCGCTTCTGCGGTCTGATCCATTATTGCGGAAGCCTTTTTATGCTCAAGCTCGGCGTCTTTTATCGGAGTAATATCAGTCATGGTTATAACATACTCAGGCTTTTCTCCTTCTATTTCTTCCACTTTCACTATTTGCCCCAGCACCCAGCGAGTTCCTCTGTCCTTCCAGTGTATCTGGAATTCCAGGCTGTCGGTTGTTATATGGTCGGCTTGAAACCAGTGTTGAAAAACAAGGGATTTGTCATCTTCTTCCAGCGAATGGGTCCAGCTGTCTCCCCTCATCTTTTCAAATGTTGAATCACAGAGCTGGACAGCGCGGCTGTTTGCGTACTGGGAATTACCGGCAAAGTCGGTGATGATGATTCCCACGGGGGCTGCTTTTGCAATACTTTTAAAACGCCGTTCGCTTTCGGCCAGTTCCTTTTCTATTTTTTTACTTAGCGAAATATCCTCAAATGTAGCGACTACACTATAAGGCGGTTCATCATGAAGGGTCGGGTTGTATACTGCCCTTATGAATGTTTTTTTTTGGCCTGTAACGGATGTGTATTCTCCTTCATAAACAGCGCGTTCGCCGCTTATCGCCTGTTCAATGGCTTCGCGCATGTCAGCATCGATAATGTCGTTTTTGTTGAATCCTATCAGTTTTTCATGGGTTGTCCCCAGAATCAAAACCATGTTTTTATTACAGTCATTCACTTCGCCTCTTCGGTTGAGACATAGAATTCCAACCGGTGCGTTCTCAAAAATGCTTTTGTACCATTTCCTGCTCTCCTCAAGTTTTTTAATAAGGCCCTGATGTTCTTTTTCTATCTGCTCTACGGATTTCAAAAGCGGGCTGCTGAATCTATGAAAGATAAACAGGCCCAGCATGATTATGCCCAGACTGACCGTGAAGACAACGGCATTAGTTCTCATGAAGGGCTTTTTCACCTCATATATATCTTTCTTAATGACCATCCCCAGCGAAATTTTCCCCACACTCACAGGAGCATAAGCGGTCATAATTACTTTGCCCTGTGAATCCGTTCCTACAACTATAGCCGGGTCCTTTTTGTCGGCTTTATACATCTTTTCCAGAAATCCGAAGCCGGAATCTTTTCCATCCGAACCGGAAGGTACGGAAACTTCTTTTCCGTCTATTACCAGATATTTAAGCTTGCCAGACACATTGACCCCGAACACAAACTCACGATTTTTTCTCTTGCTTTCAAGTTTGGCCTGGCTTTTTCCGATCATTTTTATGGCATCATTCATATCGTTGGTGATATTCTGATGCTTTCCCATGTCGGAATAGTGGTTCAGAATTGTGCCTGCAAGAATAGCCTGACTCTGAACCAGATCATACAGGTCTCGTTTTTGTTCGTTCAGGGCTGTTTTGTATAAAAGGTTCGAGGTTGTGTAGGATACAGTGGCTGCGGTCAAAACCATTAATACGGCAAGGATCATCAGTCTTTTATTTCGATCTGGCATGGAATACTTCCTAGTATATGTTTTTTCCACAAACCGTTGATTTTAAGGTGTATGGATCGTATGTTAAAAATTAATCTAGCACTATACATGCTTTTTATGAAGGGTCTCAATGAGTTTGTTGTGTTTGGATGAGCTTCGGAAAACTTTTATTTAAAATCATGAGATCAATTAAATGTCGAAAAGCAGAAAGCGAATCAGGGTTATTTTTGTAGATGATGAAGCCAATGTCCTTGCCTCAATAAAGCGCATTCTCCGGTCTAAGCGAAATGAGTGGGAAATGGCTTTCGTGGGTTCTGGCAAAGAGGCTCTCGCCTTGTTCGAGGAAGAGCCTTTCGATGTGATCGTTTCCGATATTCTAATGCCTAATATGGACGGCGCCGAGCTTCTGGACAGGGTTAAGAAGGATTACCACAAAACTATAAGAATAGCGCTGTCCGGGCAGGTCGGGCTTAGCGAAGTTGTGCGCAGTATCCGTTCTGTTCATCAATATCTGTCCAAGCCTTGTGAATCCTCAGCGCTTGTCGATAAAATTGAGGGGGCCCTGAAGTCGCGCGATATACTTGGCGACGCGGTAATGCAGGAATTGGTAACGGAAATTGAATCGTTGCCGGTACTCCCGAATGTTTTTAAATCCATAGAGGACGAGCTTGCTTTACCGGAGCCTTCAATAAAGAAAATTGCCGAATTGATATCTATGGATGTCGGATTGGTGGCAAAAATAATAAAACTTATCAATTCTCCTTACTTCGGGTTACCCCAGCATGTGGAGTCCATTTTTCAGGCCATTACGCTGCTCGGTCTTGATACAATCAATGCTCTCATCGTCGGAACACATCTTTTTTCCATGTACGACTTTGATTCTCTTTCTGATTTTTCACTGACCATGCTCTGGGAGCATAGTTTCAGGGTCTCAAATATTGCACGGATGATTGCCGAATATGAAGGATTGACGAGAGATGAAGTTGTCCGTGCCCGTATGGCCGGACTGCTGCACGATGTAGGTAAACTGGTTTTGGCTAATTCATTTCCTAAGAGATATAATGGTGTTATCGAGCTGGTAACCAGAGAGGACATCTCTGTCTATAAAGCCGAAATGGAAGTTTTCGGTACAACTCATGCGCAGGTGGGAGCATACCTGATGGGTTTATGGGGAATGAGCGGTGATGTTGTTTATGGCATAGGCTATCATCATACATATGCCAAAAAGGATATGAGCACTCCCATGATTGTCTCGGTGGCGAATATGATTGATCATCAATGTATAATAATTCATGAAAACTACCGCAGGGTTATGGTAAGTAAGGATATTCTGAGCGAAGGCGGTGTGGAAAAGCTGGAAGAGTGGGTTGCTCACATCGCGGATAACTGGAGCGGTATAACTGAATTTAATGTCCTCGATAAGGGGCTGATCAACCTTTTAAGGCAATAGGTGGTGTGGATGAAACATCGAATTCTTTTGGTTGATGATGAGCCTAATATATTGTCTTCATTGAAGAGACAGCTTCGAGGAAGCTATGAAGTCCATACCGCTGAAGATCCTGAAAAAGCCCTTGCGGGACTCGATAGGAAGCACCCTTTCGCTGTGGTTATTTCCGATTACCGGATGCCGCAGATGTCCGGTATAGATTTTTTGAAAGAAGTAAAATTAAAAAGTCCTGAAACAACCCGTATGATTCTCACCGGATATGCCGATCTGGACAATGCCATAGGAGCCGTTAACGACGGGCATGTCTTCAGATTCCTGACCAAACCGTGTGAAAAAGAGACACTACTTAAAAATATCAAGGAAGCCGCGGAACAGTACGACCTTATTACAGGCAAAAGAATTTTACTGGAAAAGACTCTTAAAGGCAGTGTAGAACTGCTGACCGAGATAACCTCGCTAGTGAATCCCGAGGCCGCGGAAAGGGTCAGCAGGATCAGGAGATATGTAAGGTATCTGGCGCAGAAGAAAGGTATTAAATCTCTCTGGAGATATGATATCGCGGCGATGCTTTCACAGCTTGGGCTGCTTATACTCCCGCCCGGAACCATGGACATGTTTCTGGCTGGAAAGACGTTGTCCGACGAGCAGGAGCAGATTTTTGAAATGCATCCTGTTGTGGCCCAGGATCTGGTCGCGAAACTGCCCAGAATGGAGAGCATTGCCGAAATGATCTCTTATCAGTTGAAGGGCTTTGACGGTTCAGGAACTCCCCGGGACGGTGTTGAAGGCGAGGATATCCCGGTCGGAGGAAGAATACTTCGCATCGCCCTTGATTACGATCTTTTTCTGCAGCAGTATGAAAATTCACGTCTGGCTTTTGCCAAGCTTGAAGAGCAATCTCAGGAATATGACCCCGAGCTGCTTTATTATATTGAAGGAATGCTTGGCGTTGAGGCCCGCTATGAAGTTGAGTCGCTTACTATAAAGGAACTTAAGCCGGGAATGATTCTTTACGAAGACATTTTGTCCGATAAGGGCGCTATGCTCCTTAGAAAGAGTCTTGAGCTGGACAAAGGAAAGATAGACCGCATCAATATGTTTGCCCATAAAGTAGGGGTGACCGAACCTGTCAGCGTACTTGTCCCGGGGTAGATATGAATTTTAATGTTGGGTATATACAGGGTAAAAGTTTCAATGGCTGATTATGAATTATATCTGAAGAAACTGGCTGCAGGTGAAGTTCCGGAGAATCCCTTTCTTGATTTCATGGGAATAAGGGTAGAGGAAGTTAAGGACGGTTTTGCGCGGTTAAGTATGGAAATACGGCCCGAATTCCTGCAGGGGGCAGGGAATATTCAGGGAGGATTGTCCATAGCTCTTTCCAGCGAGGCTGCGGCCCATGCGGTTATGACTACCCTCGCTCCCGGTGAAGATATGGTCACCGTCGAGCTTAAGAATAATTTTCTCGCTCCGGCTTCCAAAGGGATGCTTACCGCGGAGTCAACTGTCTTCAAGCGTGGGCGTACATTGATTATCGTGGACAGCGTAGTTCGTGATGATCAGGGCAGGATGGTTTCGCGCAGCAGTGCTACTTTGATGGTACTTAAATGAAATTAAAGACGTACCGCTGATCCTGTCCGAATTATTTTTTTGTGAAAATTTTTTTGCTGCATTGACAGTTGCACCGGCTTTGTTACTGTCTGTTTAATATCGAACCTTAAAGTCGGGAGCTCATATGGATAATGCCACTCAACAAATCGCGGAAGTAAACCACGCCACCCTGTTCGATTGGTTTGAAAAGATCAAAGAATTTGGGTTGAATGTCTGGCAGAACGGAATACCGCAGGATAATCTGATCAATCTCGGGCAGGCCGTTGCTGTCCTTTTATTTTTTCTCCTTTTGCGGCGGTTTCTTACTAAATTTACCATGAACCGGTTGCAGAATATTTTTGATAAGCATGATACACAGGCCGGGGGCAGTGTTCTTAGAGCTCTTGCGGAGCCTATCCGTTTTATCCCGGTGGTTCTCGGTCTTTTTTTTGCGAATCAGTGTCTGGAGTTGCAGCCTTCCATAGCGATATTTGCAGATAGCATAATTAGGGCGTTAATCCTGTTCGTGATTTTCTGGTCTGCTTTTAATATTGTTTCCGTTTCCACCAAAATTTTCCGCAAACTTGAGAAAGTACTGACCCCATCCCTAGTGGACTGGCTGATCAAACTGGTCAAGTTCCTGATAGTTCTTATGGGTGTGGCCAGCATCCTTGAGATTTTCGGGATAGATATCGGTCCGATACTTACTGGGCTTGGTCTTTTCAGTGTGGCTGTTGCCCTCGGTGCCAAGGATCTTTTTCAGAATATCATTGCCGGTATTTCAATTATCGCTGAAAGCCGTTTTGATGTGGGAGACTGGGTTACTGTTGACGGTAAAGTGGATGGGACAGTTGAATTCATAGGATTCCGTTCCACGCGCATCCGCAGGTTTGATAAAGCCCCTGTTTATGTACCGAACTCCGCTCTTTCCGATAATTGCCTGATCAATTTTTCCAAGATGACCCATAGGCGGATTCTCTGGACGATAGGTGTGGAATACCGCACATCAACAGAACAGTTGAAACTCATTCAGGAACGGGTCATGGAATACATTCTGGGCAATGATGATTATGCTAAGCCGCCTGAAGTTTCCTGCTTTATGCGCGTGGTGCAGTTCGGAGATTCATCGATAGATTTTCAACTTTATGCCTTTACCAAGACCACCAACTGGATGGACTGGCTGAAGATAAGGGAAGATCTGGCTTATCGTATTAAAGAGATTGTTGAAGTTGAGGCCGGAACCGCATTCGCATTCCCTTCACAATCTATTTATGTTGAAGCTGTACCCGGTGTTGCTGCTGAAAATTTTGTCCCTCCTAAAGGTGATTAAGCATGCATTTCAGCTGCAACTAGTCTGTTGTAATATCAAACGCCCCGTAGAATTTTGCTGCGGGGCGTTTTTTTTCTGTTTATGTGGTTGTCAGTTGCGGTCCTGTTTGTGTAAAAGACGCCTATGACACCCGCAATTAATATAGCTAAAAAAAAGAAGATCTGTTTCAAAGTTCATGAATATGAGCATGACCCGGCAGCAGAAGCTTATGGCAAGGAAGCTGCGGAGAAGCTTGGTGTTGACCCGGAAAGGGTTTTCAAAACGCTGGTTGCCGGTAGCGGACGCGATCTGTTTGTCGCCGTAGTTCCGGTGATGAAAATGCTTGATCTTAAAGCGCTGGCCAAATCCGTAAAGGTTAAAAAAATAGCCATGGCTGACGTGAAGCTGGTGGAACGCACCACCGGATACGTGGTCGGCGGGGTAAGTCCTTTGGGACAGAAGAAGCTGCTGCCCACGGTGATTGATGATTCTGCGAAAGCTTTTGAAACTATTTATGTCAGCGGTGGTAAACGTGGTTTGGATATTGAATTGAACCCGCAGGATCTGGCGGATGTACTGCGCGGCAGCTTTGCCGGGATAGCACGTTAGTTCCTTTTTCTCGTTTCAACGACTTTAAGCAGACCCGCGCGATTAATTTCGAGCGGGTCTTTTTTTTGTTTGTTTTATAAGAAGCTTGACAATCAAACTAAACCAAAGATAGATGTTTTGAAACACGATTAGTTTGAAACACAAAATATATGAGGTTCAAAATGGATTTTGATTCAATATTTATAGTAGCCATACAATCCAGTCTTTTTCTGGGACTTATTCATGGGATCAATCCCTGCGGTCATTCATGGCTGGTTCTGGCGCCGTTTGTGTATGGCGAGAAGAATGGCAGAAAGGTTTTTTCGCTGACAGCGGCATTTGTTTCCGGTACCGCTCTGGCCTGTCTGATTATCGGCCTGACTCTGGGGTCCATCTCGCTGAGCATACCGGAATCGCTGACTCATGTCGTGGATATGGTTACAATTGCTATTCTTGTTTTGCTGGGCGGGATATTGCTTCTTAAACCGGAACTTTTGCATAGTCACGACCACGATCATGAGCACCATCCCCATCACGAGCACGAGCACGAGCACGAGCACGGCCACGACCATGAACATCACCACGACCACAGGCATAGTTGTTCATGTTCTCATAATTCAAAGAAATCGTTGCGCAGCATTACCTCGTGGGGGCTGTTTTCGATAGGGTTTGTGAACATGATTGTTCCTTGCCCCACGGTTGCTATCATGTATAAGTACGCACTTGATTCCGGCAGTATCATAAAAGGAACGGCGGTCTTCGCCAGTTACGCTGTGGGTACGGCTATTGTCCTTGCTGCTGTGATTTATGCTATTTACCGGGCGGCATCATTTGTTCGTACTCTGGAGCAGGGCTGGGTGGAACCGCTGGTCATGCGTACTGCGGGAGTCATGACTATCTGTTTTGCGATCTATAGCTATACAAACATATAAAAGACGAGGCTGATGTGCTCGACAAGCTTAACCATGCTGTTATCGAATTTTATGAGAAGCTCTCATCATGGGAACATGATGTTGTTCGGGAAAAGGGGCTGACTCTGCCCCAGATGCATACCCTTGAAGTGCTTGGTATCCATAAAGCTATGCGCATGAAGGAACTGGCCCAGCACATGGGCATTACTACCGGTACATTGACTGTGCTGGTGGATCGGCTGGAGGACAAAGATTTCGTCTTCCGCAAGCCCCATCAGACAGACCGCCGTTCTATTCTTGTTGAATTGACGGAAGAAGGGCAGAAAATGTTCATGGAACACGACAGACTGCATCTGCGGCTTACGGAAGAACTGACTTCAGAGTTTTCAGAAGAGGAAAAAGCTATTTTGCTCGGCTGTATAGATAAAATGAATGCCACTTTTTGATCATTGCTTTTTGTTTATCTTTACGAACATTTTATGAACATATGTGGAAAAGGTTTGTTCGTATGCTCATAATCAAAAACAAGCTGTTCTTGCAAAAGATCAAAAAAATATTTCGTTTTGAAAATTATGCCCGGTAATTTTTTTGCTACAGATTCAGATAATTTTATCTCTAAATCAGCATGTTAAATGGTTTTGAACATGCTGTGAACAATTGTGGAAAACTCGTGTTCCATAAGTTTTAAGGCAAGCCGGACAAGGGCTGACGGGTGATCCATTAAGAAAAAGTCTAGAGAGCCTTGACGATTGTTTCGAGTCTGGTAGACTGTTTTTGTCGTTATCACTTCAGGAGTTCATTTCCGCTTTCTGAGCATTATCGAAATGAATCTTACGGGAACCCGGTTTGAATCCGGGGCGGTTCTGCCGCTGTCAGGGAAGCCTTATGGGTGTACCCCGAGCCAGCACCCCGGCCTGAAGCATACCTGTCCATCGCGGCAGGTTGGTTCAAACTGACCGGAAGATTATTGCTTTTGATGATTCTCCGGTTTCAAAGTCCTGCGGGATGCGCCTACCGGGCCTCCTGCTCCTAAATGCCACACCACCATAAGACACGGTCCATCCGTGGGCTTGCAATCTGGGGAGGTTGCAGACTTTTCTGCGCTCTTTTTTCGGCGCAGGCGGTGATGTGTGCGGACAAAATTTTTATCAGGTAATTAAATGCCCAAACAAATTCTCAAACGTGACGGATGTCTCGAGTCCTGGTCTACAGAACGTATTTCTGAAGCTATTTTTAAAGCTCTCAAAGCCAGCGGAATTAAAGATCCCCTGCTGAGTAAACGTCTCGGCCGCAAGGTTGAGCAGAAACTGGCTGACGTTGATGTCCCTGAACAGGAAATGGTTCAGGATATGGTTCAGCTGGTACTCATGGAAAATCGTCTCTATTCTGTTGCCGAACGCTACATCATTTACCGTGAAAAGCGTCGCGAGCTGCGCCGTCAGGATGAAACATACCTCGATATCGCCGGTACCATTGAAAGTTATCTCGACCGGTCCGACTGGCGGGTGAACGAAAACTCCAACATGGGGCACTCCTTTCAGGGACTGATGCTGCACATGTCAGGAGCTGTTCAGGCCCGTTACTGCCTGGAAAAATATCCTGAAGAAATCAGGCTGGCCCACGAGCACGGCTATTTTCATATTCATGACCTTTCCTTCGGCCTTGCAGGATACTGCGCCGGCTGGTCACTGCGTGACCTGCTGCTGGACGGTTTCGGCCTCAAGGGCCGTTGTTCTTCCGGTCCTGCCAAGCATTTTGATTCCGTAACCGGTCAGATGGTTAACTTCCTCGGCACCCTGCAGAATGAATGGGCTGGTGCTCAGGCATTTAACAACGTCGATACCTATCTTGCGCCTTTCGTCCGTTATGACGGTCTGGATTACGATCGCGTAAAACAGATCGTGCAGAAGCTGATTTTCAACCTGAATACCACCTCCCGCTGGGGCGGTCAGAGTCCGTTTACCAACTTCACTTTTGATCTGGTTCCGCCCAAGCATATCGCCAGCGAACCGGTAATCATCGGCGGTGAATTTCAGGATTCTACATACGGTGAATATGAAGCAGAAATGGAAATGATCAACCGTGCCTTCGTCGAAATCATGCTTGAAGGTGATTCTGACGGCCGTATCTTCTCCTTTCCTATTCCTACATACAACGTCACCCCGGACTTTCCGTGGGAAAGCGAAGTGGGTGAACTTCTGCTGCAGATGACCGCCAAGTACGGCGCTCCTTACTTCCAGAACTTCATCAACTCCGACCTCAATCCTGAAGACGTGCGTTCCATGTGCTGCCGTCTCCAGATGGACCTGCGTGAGATTCGCAAGAAGACCGGCGGTCTTTTCGGAGCAGGTGACCTGACCGGTTCCATCGGTGTTGTTACCCTGAATCTGCCCAAGCTTGCATATCTCGCACAGGGTGAGGAAGATTTTCTTGATCTGATCTCCGAATATGCGACTCTGGCCAAGGATTCTCTGGAGTACAAACGTAAGCTTGTTTCCGCCAACTTTGAGAACGGCATGTTCCCGTTCTCTCAGCGTTACCTGAAGAACGGTTTCAAGGGACATTTCTCAACCATCGGTCTGATTGGTGGTAACGAAGCCTGCCACAATCTGCTTGGTAAAGGCATCGATACCCCTTCAGGATCACGCCTGATGCAGAGAGTTCTGCACCACCTGCGCGACCTGACCGTTGAG is a window of Maridesulfovibrio sp. DNA encoding:
- a CDS encoding ribonucleoside triphosphate reductase — protein: MPKQILKRDGCLESWSTERISEAIFKALKASGIKDPLLSKRLGRKVEQKLADVDVPEQEMVQDMVQLVLMENRLYSVAERYIIYREKRRELRRQDETYLDIAGTIESYLDRSDWRVNENSNMGHSFQGLMLHMSGAVQARYCLEKYPEEIRLAHEHGYFHIHDLSFGLAGYCAGWSLRDLLLDGFGLKGRCSSGPAKHFDSVTGQMVNFLGTLQNEWAGAQAFNNVDTYLAPFVRYDGLDYDRVKQIVQKLIFNLNTTSRWGGQSPFTNFTFDLVPPKHIASEPVIIGGEFQDSTYGEYEAEMEMINRAFVEIMLEGDSDGRIFSFPIPTYNVTPDFPWESEVGELLLQMTAKYGAPYFQNFINSDLNPEDVRSMCCRLQMDLREIRKKTGGLFGAGDLTGSIGVVTLNLPKLAYLAQGEEDFLDLISEYATLAKDSLEYKRKLVSANFENGMFPFSQRYLKNGFKGHFSTIGLIGGNEACHNLLGKGIDTPSGSRLMQRVLHHLRDLTVEFQEETENLFNLEATPGEGTCYRLAKIDKNLYADIYTSGDKTPYYTNSTLLPVGSTEDVVYALEHQNDLQTLYNGGTVFHTFLGEAVPDTKALKNFIIKAMTNTKIPYISVTPTFSVCEDHGYIYGEHFECPDCGKDAEVYTRIVGYYRPVNRWNKGKQEEYRERTEYSQRSCAC